Proteins encoded together in one Impatiens glandulifera chromosome 1, dImpGla2.1, whole genome shotgun sequence window:
- the LOC124911864 gene encoding uncharacterized protein LOC124911864 gives MKTGFIDSSCKMPSDNKEVILWRMVDATVRTWIMNTIDKKNKVRFQSTLTSQQLWDEIKARYEGNNGSTQYQLRKNIYTIQQGDLDLEEYYSRTMLYWDELLHLQPHINYTCYKINIDTCVGCKLEKQVIMDYENINLYLFLLGLDDSFENIKDSILMMDPLPNVYKAFTMLLNVEKKSQINIQNHQHHSTIFINSNGGLMKKTRGPDDGRQNNKNTVCNHCRMRGHIKEQCFRILGYPEWWENPKKRNAVYATNTPFSDDEDPPAEISQ, from the coding sequence ATGAAGACAGGTTTTATAGACAGCTCTTGTAAGATGCCAAGTGATAACAAAGAAGTTATACTTTGGAGGATGGTCGACGCAACTGTAAGAACTTGGATTATGAATACTATTGATAAGAAGAACAAGGTTCGTTTTCAGAGCACTCTTACTTCACAACAATTATGGGACGAAATCAAAGCACGCTATGAAGGAAACAATGGGTCAACACAGTATCAATTGAGGAAGAATATCTACACAATTCAACAAGGTGATTTAGACCTAGAAGAGTATTATTCGAGAACAATGCTTTATTGGGATGAACTTCTTCATTTACAACCACACATAAACTACActtgttataaaattaatatagacACATGCGTTGGATGTAAACTTGAGAAACAAGTGATAATGGATtatgaaaatatcaatttatactTGTTCTTATTAGGCCTTGATGACTCTTTTGAGAACATCAAGGATTCTATACTCATGATGGATCCTCTACCAAATGTATACAAAGCCTTCACCATGTTACTCAATGTTGAGAAGAAAAGTCAgattaatattcaaaaccatcagCATCATTCGACTATATTCATCAATTCAAATGGAGGACTTATGAAGAAGACAAGAGGACCTGATGATGGAAGACAAAATAATAAGAACACAGTGTGTAATCATTGTAGGATGAGAGGGCATATCAAGGAACAATGTTTCAGAATTCTTGGCTACCCTGAATGGTGGGAAAATCCAAAGAAAAGAAATGCAGTATATGCAACAAACACACCATTCTCTGATGATGAAGATCCACCCGCTGAAATCTCTCAATGA